Proteins found in one Bordetella genomosp. 9 genomic segment:
- a CDS encoding ABC transporter ATP-binding protein, with the protein MSYLVLNRLSKRYGDLTAVENLSLSVERGEFISLLGPSGCGKTTTLQMIAGFVEPSGGSIVLDGKDVSRIPANKRGLGMVFQNYALFPHMTAAENVSFGLEMQRIGKDERQARVAEALQLVGLSHLADRHPARMSGGQQQRVALARALVIRPRVLLLDEPLSNLDAKLREEMQLELRSIQRTVGTTTILVTHDQSEALALSDRIVVMNQGRVEQVAEPFAAYEAPSNRFVGGFLGKANVFTPTAQPYEGETRARIGEAHIAMEGHPVPHGAVIVRPEKILFTEASACALPGRMKTRVFQGNHWLCQVDTSVGEVLVIRQNDGVPVPAEGETVHLRWRAQDMCAVAGQETAQ; encoded by the coding sequence ATGAGCTATCTCGTACTGAACCGCCTGTCCAAGCGCTACGGCGACCTGACGGCGGTCGAGAACCTGAGCCTGTCGGTCGAACGCGGCGAGTTCATTTCGCTGCTGGGGCCGTCGGGCTGCGGCAAGACCACGACCCTGCAGATGATCGCCGGGTTCGTCGAGCCCAGCGGCGGCAGCATCGTGCTGGACGGCAAGGACGTCAGCCGCATCCCGGCCAACAAGCGCGGCCTGGGCATGGTGTTCCAGAACTATGCGCTGTTTCCGCACATGACCGCCGCTGAGAACGTGTCGTTCGGCCTGGAGATGCAGCGCATCGGCAAGGACGAGCGGCAGGCCAGGGTGGCCGAAGCGCTCCAGCTGGTGGGCCTGTCGCACCTGGCCGACCGCCATCCGGCGCGCATGTCGGGCGGCCAGCAGCAGCGCGTGGCGTTGGCGCGCGCGCTGGTCATCCGCCCCCGCGTGCTGTTGCTGGATGAACCGCTGTCGAACCTGGACGCCAAGCTGCGCGAGGAAATGCAGCTGGAGCTGCGCAGTATCCAGCGCACGGTCGGCACCACCACCATCCTGGTGACGCACGACCAGTCCGAAGCCCTGGCGCTGTCCGACCGTATCGTGGTGATGAACCAGGGTCGGGTCGAGCAGGTGGCCGAGCCCTTCGCGGCCTATGAAGCGCCGTCGAACCGCTTTGTCGGCGGCTTCCTGGGCAAGGCCAATGTATTCACCCCCACGGCGCAGCCCTACGAGGGTGAAACGCGGGCCCGTATCGGCGAGGCGCATATCGCCATGGAGGGCCATCCGGTGCCGCACGGCGCGGTGATCGTGCGGCCGGAAAAGATCCTGTTCACCGAAGCGAGCGCGTGCGCCTTGCCCGGACGCATGAAGACGCGCGTATTCCAGGGCAATCACTGGCTGTGCCAGGTCGACACGTCCGTGGGCGAGGTGCTGGTCATACGCCAGAACGACGGCGTGCCGGTGCCCGCGGAGGGCGAGACGGTGCATCTGCGCTGGCGCGCCCAGGACATGTGCGCGGTGGCCGGACAGGAGACCGCGCAATGA
- a CDS encoding ABC transporter permease, translating to MSARTNPWLLSGPALALYATFLVVPMALVFLISFYDFQFYGGIQATFTWKNYVEIFGDGYYYEIYARTFGVAALVTMACLVLGTAEAYVLARMANPWKSLFLMVVLGPLLISVVVRTLGWALLFGSTGLINKALMGIGLVGTPIDLMYSNLGVGIALTHVLVPFMVMSVWASLQRINPSTEAAALSLGASQFTVIRRVIVPQVMPGILSGSIMVFALASSSFATPAIIGGRRLKNVATAAYDEFLNTLNWPLGAALAVVLLVATVVVLLSANRLIERRYGAVFNPSGA from the coding sequence ATGAGCGCCCGCACCAACCCCTGGCTGCTGAGCGGGCCGGCCCTGGCGCTCTACGCCACCTTCCTGGTGGTGCCGATGGCGCTGGTTTTCCTGATCAGCTTCTACGACTTCCAGTTCTACGGCGGCATCCAGGCAACGTTTACCTGGAAGAACTACGTCGAGATCTTCGGCGACGGCTATTACTACGAGATCTATGCCCGTACGTTCGGCGTGGCGGCGTTGGTAACGATGGCCTGCCTGGTGCTCGGCACCGCGGAAGCCTATGTGCTGGCGCGCATGGCCAATCCGTGGAAGAGCCTGTTCCTGATGGTGGTGCTGGGGCCGCTGCTGATTTCGGTGGTGGTGCGCACGCTGGGCTGGGCGCTGCTGTTCGGTTCCACTGGCCTGATCAACAAGGCGCTGATGGGCATCGGCCTGGTCGGGACGCCGATCGACCTGATGTACAGCAACCTGGGCGTGGGCATCGCGCTGACGCATGTGCTGGTGCCGTTCATGGTGATGTCCGTGTGGGCGTCGCTGCAGCGGATCAATCCGTCGACGGAGGCCGCCGCGCTGTCGCTGGGGGCGAGCCAGTTCACCGTGATCCGGCGCGTGATCGTGCCGCAGGTCATGCCGGGCATCCTGTCGGGTTCGATCATGGTGTTCGCCTTGGCGTCCAGTTCGTTCGCCACGCCCGCCATCATCGGCGGGCGGCGCCTGAAGAACGTGGCGACGGCCGCCTACGACGAATTCCTGAACACGCTCAACTGGCCGCTCGGCGCCGCGCTCGCCGTGGTGCTGCTGGTGGCCACCGTGGTGGTGCTGCTGTCGGCCAACCGGCTGATCGAGCGCCGTTACGGCGCGGTCTTCAATCCGTCGGGGGCTTGA
- a CDS encoding ABC transporter permease: MNFRNGPIGLVFHTLFVLFILAPIVMVCAVAFTSEGFISLPTSGLSLRWFRAILDNPRFIDAFWFSLGLGTLSATLAIGLAVPGALALARNRFRGREALLAFFLSPLMIPHVVLGLAFLKFFTTVDLAGTYVGLVVAHVILVMPYALRLVLASATGIDPALERAAQSLGASNWTAFRRVVLPLLLPGVVSGWVIAFITSFDELTMSIFIASPSTTTLPVRIFLHIEDTIDPLVTAVSAVLIYVTIIAIFILDRTVGLEKLFVGKGR, from the coding sequence ATGAACTTCCGCAACGGCCCCATCGGCCTGGTGTTCCATACGCTCTTCGTGCTGTTCATCCTGGCGCCCATCGTGATGGTGTGCGCGGTGGCGTTCACGTCGGAAGGCTTCATCTCGCTGCCCACCAGCGGGCTGTCGCTGCGCTGGTTCCGCGCCATCCTCGACAACCCGCGCTTCATCGATGCGTTCTGGTTCAGCCTGGGACTGGGCACGCTGTCCGCCACCCTGGCGATCGGGCTGGCGGTGCCGGGCGCCCTGGCGCTGGCGCGCAACCGCTTCCGTGGCCGCGAAGCCCTGCTGGCCTTTTTCCTGTCGCCCCTGATGATCCCGCACGTGGTGCTGGGGCTGGCGTTCCTGAAGTTCTTCACCACCGTGGACCTGGCGGGCACCTATGTCGGGCTGGTCGTGGCGCACGTGATCCTGGTGATGCCCTATGCGCTGCGGCTGGTGCTGGCGTCGGCCACCGGCATCGACCCGGCGCTGGAGCGCGCGGCGCAGTCGCTGGGGGCGTCGAACTGGACCGCGTTCCGCCGGGTGGTGCTGCCGCTCTTGCTGCCGGGCGTGGTGAGCGGCTGGGTGATCGCCTTCATCACCAGCTTCGACGAGCTGACCATGTCGATCTTCATCGCCTCGCCGTCCACGACCACGCTGCCGGTGCGCATCTTCCTGCACATCGAGGACACCATCGATCCGCTGGTGACGGCGGTGTCGGCCGTGTTGATCTACGTGACCATCATCGCCATCTTCATCCTGGACCGCACGGTGGGCCTGGAAAAGCTGTTTGTCGGAAAGGGACGTTAA
- a CDS encoding NAD(P)/FAD-dependent oxidoreductase: MHETEQTAPRAPAHRGIYDAVVVGGGLVGSAIAYGLRRELDHVAVLDEGDVAYRASRGNFGLIWVQSKGMGLPRYGVWTMASVTAWPQLAAELMEQTGVDVRLEQRGGLHVLLSDEELEARATFMRTLLGQPGMAQYDWKLLDRQELADMVPGIGPEVRGATWTPVDGIANPLKLLRALHMAFARRTVDYMPRRPAQDIRQRDGVFEVTTPTGTVRGRRLVLASGLSNKALGEKVGLAVPVRPQRGQIVVLERTRRLLETPLSTLRQMDEGSWLIGDSQEEAGYVDNQVGLPILGTLADRAVRTMPALREVRVVRSWAALRVMSKDGFPVYQQSETCPGAFVATCHSGVTLAAAHALKLAPMIAAGRLADDMTPFSTRRFHVQEA; this comes from the coding sequence ATGCACGAAACAGAACAAACGGCGCCGCGCGCGCCGGCGCATCGCGGCATTTATGACGCCGTGGTGGTCGGCGGCGGCCTGGTCGGCTCGGCCATCGCCTACGGGCTGCGGCGTGAACTGGACCATGTCGCGGTGCTTGACGAGGGCGACGTGGCCTACCGCGCGTCGCGCGGCAACTTCGGCCTGATATGGGTGCAGAGCAAGGGCATGGGGCTGCCGCGCTACGGCGTGTGGACCATGGCCTCGGTCACCGCCTGGCCGCAGCTCGCGGCGGAGCTGATGGAGCAGACCGGCGTGGACGTGCGCCTGGAGCAGCGCGGCGGCCTGCACGTGCTCCTGAGCGACGAAGAACTGGAAGCGCGCGCCACCTTCATGCGCACGCTACTGGGTCAGCCCGGCATGGCGCAATACGACTGGAAGCTGCTGGATCGCCAGGAGCTGGCCGACATGGTGCCGGGCATCGGTCCCGAGGTGCGCGGCGCCACCTGGACGCCGGTGGACGGCATCGCCAATCCGCTCAAGCTGCTGCGCGCGCTGCACATGGCTTTCGCGCGACGAACCGTGGATTACATGCCGCGCCGTCCGGCGCAGGACATCCGCCAACGCGACGGCGTCTTCGAGGTCACCACGCCGACCGGCACGGTGCGCGGACGCAGGCTGGTGCTGGCGAGCGGCCTGTCGAACAAGGCGCTGGGCGAGAAGGTCGGCCTGGCGGTGCCGGTGCGCCCGCAGCGCGGCCAGATCGTGGTGCTGGAGCGCACCCGCCGACTGCTGGAAACGCCGCTTTCCACCTTGCGGCAGATGGACGAGGGCAGCTGGCTGATCGGCGATTCACAGGAAGAGGCCGGCTACGTGGACAACCAGGTGGGCCTGCCTATCCTGGGCACCCTGGCCGACCGCGCCGTGCGCACCATGCCCGCCCTGCGCGAGGTGCGGGTGGTGCGCAGCTGGGCCGCGCTGCGCGTGATGTCCAAGGACGGCTTCCCCGTCTACCAGCAATCCGAGACGTGCCCCGGCGCCTTCGTCGCCACCTGTCACAGCGGCGTGACGCTGGCCGCCGCGCATGCGCTCAAACTGGCGCCCATGATCGCCGCCGGCCGCCTGGCCGACGACATGACGCCCTTCTCGACCCGGAGGTTCCATGTTCAAGAGGCTTGA
- a CDS encoding (2Fe-2S)-binding protein, producing MFKRLDEAQRQTQGAPVRVTLNGAELLCRAGDSVAAALFAGGVQACRDTAVGEVPRGPYCMMGVCYDCLVTIDGQANQQGCMTAVREGMKIERQLGARKVQA from the coding sequence ATGTTCAAGAGGCTTGACGAAGCGCAGCGGCAGACGCAGGGCGCGCCGGTGCGGGTGACGCTCAATGGCGCCGAGTTGCTGTGCCGTGCCGGCGACAGCGTGGCCGCGGCATTGTTCGCCGGCGGCGTGCAGGCCTGTCGCGATACCGCGGTGGGCGAGGTGCCGCGTGGACCCTATTGCATGATGGGCGTGTGCTACGACTGCCTGGTCACCATCGATGGCCAGGCCAACCAGCAGGGCTGCATGACGGCCGTGCGCGAGGGCATGAAGATCGAGCGCCAGCTGGGCGCGCGCAAGGTGCAGGCATGA
- a CDS encoding FAD/NAD(P)-dependent oxidoreductase has protein sequence MIETTQCDLLVVGAGPAGLAAATTAARLGVDTVLLDEQPAPGGQIYRAITTTPVTDRAVLGPDYWHGATLVEPFKQSGARYVPGATVWAVAERTAPEPAFGFEVAYSVAGEARIVHARRLLLATGAQERPFPIPGWTLPGVITAGAAQILLKSAGVVPADRTVLAGCGPLLYLVAWQYLNAGVKVDALLETTPPGRLREALPKVWDFLRSPYLGKGLSLLRAVKAAIPIVKGVTALEALGQDKLESVRYTTAAGKTQILPAQQLMLHQGVVPNVNLSRAIGAEHRWNAALDCWEPDVDDWGLTSVDGVGMAGDGAGIAGALAAEQRGRLAALQAAHLLGRIDKARRDRDAAAPRAALARAVRGRDFFDVLYKAPETFRRPTGDTIVCRCEEVTAAQVRETVKLGCSGPNQMKAFLRCGMGPCQGRFCGLTVSEIIAAERGVPVPEVGYYRLRFPTKPLTLGELASLPQTDESRQAVVRLKK, from the coding sequence ATGATCGAAACGACGCAATGTGATTTGCTGGTGGTGGGCGCCGGCCCCGCCGGGCTGGCCGCGGCCACCACGGCCGCGCGGCTGGGCGTGGATACCGTGCTGCTGGACGAACAGCCCGCGCCGGGCGGGCAGATCTACCGCGCCATCACCACCACGCCGGTCACCGATCGCGCCGTGCTGGGGCCGGACTACTGGCATGGCGCCACCTTGGTCGAGCCGTTCAAGCAATCGGGGGCGCGCTACGTGCCGGGCGCGACCGTGTGGGCGGTGGCCGAGCGGACCGCGCCGGAACCGGCGTTCGGCTTCGAGGTCGCCTATTCGGTGGCGGGCGAGGCGCGCATCGTCCATGCGCGGCGCCTGCTCCTGGCGACCGGCGCACAGGAGCGCCCGTTCCCGATCCCGGGCTGGACGCTGCCGGGCGTCATCACCGCCGGCGCGGCGCAGATCCTGCTGAAGTCGGCGGGCGTGGTGCCGGCCGACCGCACCGTGCTGGCCGGCTGCGGCCCGCTGCTGTACCTGGTGGCCTGGCAGTACCTGAACGCCGGGGTGAAGGTCGACGCCCTGCTCGAAACCACGCCACCCGGCCGCCTGCGCGAGGCCTTGCCCAAGGTGTGGGACTTCCTGCGTTCGCCCTACCTGGGCAAGGGACTGTCGCTCCTGCGCGCGGTGAAGGCGGCGATACCCATCGTCAAGGGCGTGACGGCGCTGGAGGCGCTGGGCCAGGACAAACTGGAAAGCGTGCGCTACACCACCGCGGCGGGTAAAACGCAGATCCTGCCCGCGCAGCAATTGATGCTGCACCAGGGCGTCGTGCCCAACGTCAACCTGTCGCGCGCCATCGGCGCCGAGCATCGCTGGAACGCCGCGCTGGATTGCTGGGAGCCGGACGTGGACGACTGGGGCCTGACCTCGGTGGACGGCGTGGGCATGGCGGGCGACGGCGCCGGCATCGCCGGCGCGCTGGCGGCCGAGCAGCGCGGCCGGCTGGCGGCCTTGCAGGCGGCGCACCTGCTGGGCCGCATCGACAAGGCGCGGCGCGATCGTGACGCCGCCGCGCCGCGGGCCGCGTTGGCGCGGGCGGTGCGCGGACGCGATTTCTTCGACGTCCTGTACAAGGCGCCGGAGACCTTCCGTCGGCCCACCGGCGACACCATCGTCTGCCGCTGCGAGGAAGTGACCGCGGCGCAGGTGCGCGAGACCGTCAAGCTCGGCTGCAGCGGTCCGAACCAGATGAAGGCATTCCTGCGCTGCGGCATGGGGCCGTGCCAGGGCCGCTTCTGCGGCCTGACGGTGTCGGAGATCATCGCGGCGGAACGCGGCGTGCCGGTGCCGGAAGTCGGCTATTACCGCCTGCGCTTCCCCACCAAGCCGCTGACGCTGGGCGAACTGGCCTCGCTCCCGCAGACCGACGAGTCCCGCCAGGCAGTGGTGCGCCTGAAGAAATAG
- a CDS encoding NAD(P)/FAD-dependent oxidoreductase yields the protein MTDASGSAAVIIIGGGLHGSSAALHLARAGVPALVIEKNYVGRHASGVNAGGVRTLARHLAEVPLALASRELWYRIGELVDDDCGFEQHGQVRVAENDADAATLRERLATMQAHGYTHEQWIARDELLAMIPALAPTVHGGLIAREDAAADPYRTTMAFRRKAASLGARFLEGVRVLRTAHEQGQWRVETDAGAYTAPQVLNCAGAWADRIAAEWGEPVPLVPISPMMLVTLRMDHFLDAVVLGTGRPLSFKQRANGTVLIGGGRRAWVDRDAEWTELDFHSLAEGARTVCDLFPHMRQAVVNRGWAGIEAAMPDEIPVIGRSGRYDSAFHAFGFSAHGFELGPIVGRIMADLITTGATDLPIAPFAIDRFTGASGAPLSLSKERHP from the coding sequence ATGACCGACGCTTCCGGTTCGGCCGCCGTCATCATCATCGGCGGCGGCCTGCACGGCAGTTCGGCGGCGCTGCACCTGGCGCGCGCCGGCGTGCCGGCGCTGGTGATCGAGAAGAACTACGTCGGCCGCCATGCCTCGGGCGTGAACGCGGGCGGCGTGCGCACGCTGGCGCGGCATCTGGCCGAGGTGCCGCTGGCGTTGGCCTCGCGCGAGCTCTGGTATCGCATCGGCGAGCTGGTCGACGACGACTGCGGCTTCGAACAGCACGGGCAGGTGCGCGTGGCCGAGAACGACGCCGACGCGGCGACGCTGCGCGAACGCCTGGCGACGATGCAGGCGCACGGCTATACCCATGAACAATGGATCGCCCGCGATGAATTGCTGGCAATGATTCCCGCCCTGGCGCCCACGGTGCATGGCGGATTGATCGCGCGCGAGGATGCCGCCGCCGATCCCTACCGCACCACCATGGCGTTCCGCCGCAAGGCCGCCAGCCTGGGCGCGCGTTTCCTGGAGGGCGTGCGCGTGCTGCGCACCGCGCACGAGCAGGGACAGTGGCGGGTCGAGACGGACGCGGGCGCGTATACGGCGCCACAGGTGCTCAACTGCGCCGGCGCCTGGGCCGACCGCATCGCCGCCGAATGGGGCGAACCGGTGCCGCTGGTCCCCATCAGCCCGATGATGCTGGTGACGCTGCGCATGGACCATTTCCTGGATGCGGTGGTGCTGGGCACCGGCCGGCCGCTGTCGTTCAAGCAGCGCGCCAACGGCACCGTGCTGATCGGGGGCGGCCGCCGCGCCTGGGTCGACCGCGACGCGGAATGGACCGAACTGGATTTTCATTCGCTGGCCGAGGGCGCGCGCACGGTGTGCGACCTGTTCCCGCACATGCGCCAGGCGGTGGTGAATCGCGGCTGGGCCGGCATCGAGGCCGCCATGCCCGACGAGATCCCCGTGATCGGTCGCAGCGGCCGTTACGACAGCGCTTTCCATGCCTTCGGTTTTTCAGCGCACGGCTTCGAGCTGGGGCCGATCGTCGGCCGCATCATGGCCGACCTGATCACCACCGGCGCGACCGATCTGCCGATCGCGCCATTCGCCATCGATCGGTTCACCGGGGCGTCCGGTGCGCCGCTTTCCCTTTCCAAGGAGCGTCATCCATGA
- a CDS encoding RidA family protein, which yields MTDIVRKDSNQRLSRIVIHGDTVYLAGMTSSAQGGIAAQTRDVLARIDDCLAQAGTDKTRLLSVQIWLKDIERDFAGMNQVWAEWAPADALPTRATCEAKLASPDLLVEIIVTAARRPG from the coding sequence ATGACTGATATCGTGCGCAAGGATTCCAATCAACGCCTGAGCCGTATCGTGATCCACGGCGATACCGTATACCTGGCGGGCATGACTTCTTCCGCCCAGGGCGGCATCGCCGCCCAGACGCGCGACGTGCTGGCCAGGATCGACGACTGCCTGGCGCAGGCCGGTACGGACAAGACGCGGCTGCTGTCGGTACAGATCTGGCTCAAGGACATCGAGCGCGATTTCGCCGGCATGAACCAGGTATGGGCCGAATGGGCGCCGGCCGATGCGCTGCCGACGCGGGCGACCTGCGAGGCGAAATTGGCCTCGCCCGATCTGCTGGTGGAGATCATCGTCACGGCCGCCAGGCGCCCGGGCTGA